From Melanotaenia boesemani isolate fMelBoe1 chromosome 12, fMelBoe1.pri, whole genome shotgun sequence, a single genomic window includes:
- the kctd12.1 gene encoding BTB/POZ domain-containing protein KCTD12.1 produces MALADTERGASSCGDPCAPFSEIIELNVGGQVYVTRHKTLIAVPDSLLWNMFSKKSPKELARDSKGRFFLDRDGFLFRYILDYLRDLNLVLPDYFPEKSRLQREADFFQLRDLAKRLSPRVSKDNSISEEISQSDTEEGAQQCCSSGGIETLRTMSVSGAMRSPSIDSRKSGYITIGYRGSYTIGRDIQTDAKFRRVARITVCGKTSLAKEVFGDTLNESRDPDRPPERYTSRYYLKYNFLEQAFDKLTEVGFHMVACSSTGTCAYTSNDPNEDKIWTSYTEYVFCRE; encoded by the coding sequence ATGGCACTGGCTGACACGGAGCGCGGAGCTTCCAGCTGTGGGGACCCATGTGCCCCTTTTTCAGAGATAATCGAGCTGAATGTGGGTGGGCAGGTTTATGTGACCAGACATAAAACTCTGATTGCGGTCCCAGACTCGCTATTGTGGAACATGTTTAGTAAGAAGTCACCCAAGGAGCTGGCTAGAGACAGCAAAGGGCGCTTTTTCTTGGATAGGGACGGCTTTTTGTTCCGCTACATTCTTGATTATCTCCGGGATCTGAACTTGGTCCTTCCGGACTACTTCCCAGAAAAAAGTCGACTGCAGAGGGAGGCTGACTTTTTCCAGCTTCGGGACCTTGCCAAACGTCTCAGCCCGCGGGTGAGTAAGGACAACTCCATCAGCGAAGAGATCAGCCAGAGTGACACGGAGGAGGGCGCGCAGCAGTGCTGCTCCTCTGGTGGCATCGAGACTTTACGCACCATGTCCGTCAGTGGGGCCATGCGCTCCCCCTCTATAGACTCCAGAAAATCGGGCTATATAACGATAGGATACCGCGGCTCGTATACTATTGGCAGAGACATTCAAACCGATGCCAAATTCAGGAGAGTGGCACGCATCACAGTTTGCGGGAAGACGTCTCTGGCCAAAGAAGTATTTGGGGACACGCTGAATGAAAGCAGAGACCCGGACAGGCCCCCGGAGAGATACACATCCCGCTACTATCTCAAGTATAATTTTCTAGAGCAGGCGTTTGACAAGCTGACAGAGGTGGGCTTCCACATGGTGGCCTGCAGCTCCACAGGCACCTGCGCCTACACCAGCAATGATCCAAATGAAGATAAAATCTGGACAAGCTACACTGAATATGTATTCTGCCGGGAATAA